In Sulfitobacter sp. M39, the following proteins share a genomic window:
- a CDS encoding universal stress protein, which yields MTASTIVVGLDGGEAGARALDFATKQAKLIGDCELKLVYVIEWSPFSFQTSEENDQRHKRREEELALARERIVDPAVKKVSEEGVTVQGIVKHGDVADILDDLAKKHGAQQIVVGRVGLRGLKERMFGGVTGRLAVASRVPLTIIP from the coding sequence ATGACAGCATCCACTATTGTTGTTGGACTGGACGGGGGGGAAGCCGGGGCGCGCGCTTTGGATTTCGCAACGAAACAGGCCAAATTGATTGGCGATTGCGAGCTCAAGCTCGTTTACGTGATTGAATGGTCTCCGTTCAGCTTTCAGACCTCGGAAGAGAATGACCAGCGCCACAAGCGGCGCGAAGAGGAACTGGCGCTGGCCCGCGAACGTATCGTCGATCCGGCGGTCAAGAAGGTCAGCGAAGAGGGGGTCACCGTTCAGGGCATCGTGAAACACGGCGATGTGGCCGATATTCTGGACGATCTGGCCAAAAAGCACGGCGCACAGCAGATCGTGGTGGGCCGTGTCGGTCTGCGCGGCCTGAAAGAGCGTATGTTCGGCGGCGTAACGGGCCGCTTGGCTGTGGCGTCCCGCGTGCCTCTGACGATCATTCCTTGA
- a CDS encoding alanine/glycine:cation symporter family protein — MKKFLTTGAGAAAVSASPMIAAAQETVGMDQRINDIFAGSTGWFVNLIFMSLPGTNFPWIVLWLVVAASVFTLYFGFIQVKAFWHAISLVKGDYSDPDDAGEVSHFQALATALSGTVGLGNIAGVAVAVGIGGPGATFWMILAGLLGMASKFTECTLGVKYRNEYADGTVSGGPMYYMTKGFKERGLPLGGVLAVIFSIFTIGGALGGGNMFQANQAHAQLSGIIGEYPGWITGIVFAAVVFAVIVGGIKSIANVTEKIVPLMGVIYVGAALIILIVEYDKIGWAFGQIFEGAFSGLGVAGGLVGALIQGFKRAAFSNEAGVGSAAIAHSAVRTKEPVTEGVVSLLEPFIDTVVICTMTALVITISGVLVMDPETGRFILNDAGTAIQTIDGSSGVQLTSAAFATGFSWFPYVLALAVILFAFSTMISWSYYGLKAWTYLFGEGKTKEIVFKLIFCLFIIVGAAANLGAVIDFSDAMIFAMAVVNITALYFLMPIVKREMKSYFARLKSGEIKKFVD; from the coding sequence ATGAAAAAATTTCTGACAACGGGTGCGGGGGCTGCTGCTGTCTCTGCCTCGCCCATGATTGCCGCGGCACAAGAAACCGTCGGCATGGATCAACGCATCAATGATATCTTCGCAGGTTCGACGGGCTGGTTCGTCAATCTGATCTTCATGTCGCTGCCCGGGACCAACTTCCCGTGGATCGTGCTGTGGCTGGTGGTCGCGGCGTCGGTGTTTACGCTGTATTTCGGCTTCATTCAGGTCAAGGCGTTCTGGCATGCGATCTCGCTGGTCAAAGGCGATTATTCCGATCCCGATGACGCGGGCGAGGTGAGCCACTTTCAGGCGCTGGCAACGGCGCTGTCGGGGACTGTCGGTCTGGGCAACATCGCGGGCGTCGCGGTGGCCGTCGGCATCGGCGGGCCGGGGGCGACCTTCTGGATGATCCTGGCCGGTTTGCTGGGCATGGCGTCCAAGTTCACCGAATGTACCCTGGGTGTGAAATACCGCAATGAATACGCCGATGGCACCGTTTCCGGTGGTCCGATGTACTATATGACAAAGGGCTTCAAGGAACGCGGCCTGCCTTTGGGCGGGGTGCTGGCGGTGATCTTTTCGATCTTTACCATCGGTGGTGCCTTGGGCGGCGGGAACATGTTCCAGGCCAACCAAGCACATGCGCAGCTGTCCGGTATCATCGGGGAGTATCCGGGCTGGATCACGGGCATCGTCTTTGCCGCAGTGGTCTTTGCGGTCATCGTTGGCGGGATTAAATCCATCGCCAATGTCACCGAGAAAATCGTGCCGCTGATGGGCGTGATCTATGTTGGTGCCGCACTGATCATCCTGATCGTTGAATACGACAAGATCGGTTGGGCCTTTGGTCAGATCTTTGAAGGCGCGTTCAGCGGTCTGGGTGTTGCGGGCGGTCTGGTTGGTGCGCTGATCCAGGGCTTTAAACGGGCGGCGTTCTCGAACGAGGCGGGTGTCGGCTCGGCGGCGATCGCACACTCTGCCGTGCGCACCAAAGAGCCGGTGACCGAAGGCGTCGTTTCCCTGTTGGAGCCCTTCATCGATACCGTTGTCATCTGCACGATGACCGCGCTGGTGATCACCATCTCTGGCGTGCTGGTGATGGACCCCGAAACGGGCCGCTTCATCCTGAATGACGCTGGCACCGCGATCCAGACCATCGACGGGTCAAGCGGCGTTCAGCTGACATCGGCTGCCTTTGCGACCGGGTTCAGCTGGTTCCCCTATGTGCTGGCGCTGGCGGTGATCTTGTTCGCCTTCTCCACCATGATCAGCTGGTCCTACTACGGGCTGAAGGCGTGGACCTATCTGTTCGGTGAAGGCAAAACCAAAGAGATCGTGTTCAAGCTGATCTTCTGCCTGTTCATCATCGTGGGGGCGGCGGCCAATCTGGGCGCGGTTATCGACTTCTCTGATGCGATGATCTTTGCGATGGCGGTTGTGAACATCACGGCGCTGTACTTCCTGATGCCGATCGTGAAGCGCGAGATGAAGAGCTATTTCGCGCGGTTGAAATCCGGCGAGATCAAGAAGTTCGTCGATTAA
- a CDS encoding nicotinate-nucleotide adenylyltransferase yields the protein MGYPFPYAPPGQVIGLLGGSFDPAHEGHAHITREAIKRFGLDRVWWMVSPGNPLKAHGPAPMASRLARAREVMQHPRVEVTDIEAHLGTRYTAQTLAALRARYPGVRFVWLMGADNLAQFHLWQDWRQIMETVPLGVLARPGQRISARMSHAATLYAPYRISGRQSQLLGQTPAPAWCFVNVPMVDVSSSAIRAAGKWSAQSGRGDTRP from the coding sequence TTGGGTTATCCATTTCCATATGCGCCCCCGGGGCAGGTGATCGGGCTGCTTGGCGGGTCGTTTGATCCGGCGCACGAGGGGCACGCCCATATCACCCGCGAGGCGATCAAGCGTTTCGGGCTGGATCGGGTGTGGTGGATGGTCAGCCCGGGCAATCCGCTCAAGGCGCATGGGCCGGCCCCGATGGCATCCCGTCTGGCCCGCGCGCGCGAGGTGATGCAGCACCCGCGGGTCGAGGTCACCGATATCGAGGCCCATCTTGGCACCCGCTACACCGCGCAAACTCTTGCCGCGCTGCGGGCCCGCTATCCCGGTGTGCGCTTCGTCTGGCTGATGGGGGCGGATAATCTGGCGCAGTTCCACCTGTGGCAGGACTGGCGGCAGATCATGGAGACAGTGCCCCTAGGGGTGCTTGCACGGCCCGGCCAGCGCATATCAGCACGGATGAGCCACGCCGCGACGCTTTATGCACCCTACCGGATTTCGGGGCGGCAAAGCCAGCTCTTGGGGCAGACACCGGCCCCCGCGTGGTGTTTCGTGAACGTCCCGATGGTCGATGTCAGCTCAAGCGCGATCCGGGCCGCGGGCAAATGGTCAGCGCAATCTGGCAGAGGCGATACCCGCCCCTAG
- a CDS encoding DMT family transporter — protein sequence MQRVILIMFVAMSLIPAGDSAGKILTSQLGVAPVFVAWSRFAIGALLLVPFAPPQTRALFGNWRIWVRAAILCGSITCIQTALVTEDVANVFAAFFIGPLLSYVLAALFLRETISLQRSALIVAGFLGVLVVVRPGLEPSAGLLWALTAGTLYGVFLTMSRWLSHLAPPLALTFSQLVISGLLLLPLGLAYFPPLTGPVLGLSLASALCSMLGNLLMLYAYRMAPATKVAPLVYLQLLSAVGLGWLVFGAWPDALTWAGMAIILGAGIASARLR from the coding sequence ATGCAACGCGTTATTTTGATCATGTTTGTCGCCATGTCACTGATTCCCGCAGGCGACAGCGCGGGCAAGATCCTGACCTCACAGCTTGGCGTGGCCCCCGTTTTTGTGGCGTGGTCGCGGTTTGCCATAGGGGCGCTGCTGCTGGTGCCCTTCGCCCCGCCGCAAACGCGCGCCCTGTTCGGCAACTGGCGCATCTGGGTCCGTGCCGCCATCTTGTGCGGCAGCATCACCTGCATCCAGACAGCACTGGTGACCGAGGACGTGGCCAATGTCTTTGCCGCCTTCTTTATCGGTCCGCTGCTCAGCTATGTGCTGGCCGCGCTCTTCCTGCGCGAGACGATATCGCTTCAACGCAGCGCGTTGATCGTGGCGGGGTTTCTGGGGGTGCTGGTCGTGGTCCGACCGGGGCTTGAACCCAGTGCGGGGCTGCTTTGGGCGCTGACCGCGGGGACGCTTTATGGCGTGTTCCTCACGATGTCGCGCTGGCTATCGCATTTGGCCCCGCCCCTTGCGCTGACCTTCAGCCAGCTGGTGATCAGCGGGCTACTGCTTTTGCCGCTGGGGCTGGCCTATTTCCCGCCGCTGACCGGCCCTGTTCTGGGGCTGAGCCTCGCAAGCGCGCTTTGTTCGATGCTGGGCAACCTGCTGATGTTATACGCCTATCGCATGGCCCCTGCGACCAAGGTCGCGCCGCTGGTCTATCTGCAACTGCTATCCGCCGTGGGGCTGGGTTGGCTGGTGTTTGGCGCATGGCCCGACGCACTGACATGGGCCGGCATGGCGATAATCCTAGGGGCGGGTATCGCCTCTGCCAGATTGCGCTGA